A single region of the Novosphingobium sp. SL115 genome encodes:
- a CDS encoding SDR family NAD(P)-dependent oxidoreductase, translating into MGKMLIFGMGYTAQVLARHLRALGWQVTGTGSAGDLAFADRVAVQGALAGATHILSSVPPLRDGGDPVLDTYGADIADSGAEWIGYLSSTGVYGDAGGAWVDESASVGHGRRSARAQADLGWQVLDARGRVFRLPGIYGPGRSALDRVAQGKAHRIALAEQVFSRVHVEDIVSGVMASFKGPPGAYNLADDLPCSQNVVIEEAARLLDIAPPPLLSLEQANLSPMALAFYAENRRVANGKAKRVLGWQPAFPTYREGLRALNASTSPTMASADPATASTDQR; encoded by the coding sequence ATGGGAAAGATGCTGATCTTCGGAATGGGCTATACCGCGCAGGTTCTTGCCCGGCACTTGCGCGCCCTTGGCTGGCAGGTAACCGGCACTGGCAGCGCGGGTGATCTGGCCTTTGCAGATCGCGTGGCGGTGCAGGGCGCACTGGCTGGTGCCACGCATATTCTGTCGTCCGTGCCGCCCTTGCGTGATGGCGGCGATCCGGTGCTGGATACCTATGGCGCGGATATAGCCGACAGCGGCGCGGAATGGATCGGATACCTGTCCTCCACCGGGGTTTACGGTGATGCGGGCGGCGCATGGGTGGATGAATCCGCCTCTGTGGGCCACGGACGCCGTTCTGCCCGCGCGCAGGCAGACCTTGGCTGGCAGGTGCTGGATGCGCGGGGGCGGGTGTTCCGCCTGCCCGGAATCTATGGGCCGGGGCGCAGCGCGCTGGACCGGGTGGCACAGGGGAAGGCGCATCGCATCGCGTTGGCAGAGCAAGTGTTCAGCCGGGTGCATGTGGAAGACATTGTCAGCGGCGTGATGGCCTCGTTCAAGGGGCCGCCGGGCGCCTATAATCTGGCGGATGATCTGCCGTGCAGCCAGAACGTGGTGATCGAGGAAGCCGCAAGACTGCTGGACATCGCCCCGCCGCCACTACTTTCTCTGGAACAGGCGAACCTGTCTCCCATGGCGCTGGCATTTTATGCCGAGAATCGCCGCGTGGCCAACGGCAAGGCCAAGCGGGTGCTAGGCTGGCAGCCCGCCTTTCCCACTTACCGTGAAGGGTTGCGCGCCCTTAACGCCAGCACCAGCCCCACCATGGCCAGCGCCGATCCAGCCACTGCCAGCACCGACCAGCGGTAG
- a CDS encoding DMT family transporter: MTEAEQPGTARFWQWSIAGPFLLVALIWGSTWLVIKDQIGSVGPSWSVTWRFAAATLGMAVLALVRRESLRLPTGGVKVALLLGLTQFVLNFQFVYRAEHHLTSGIVAVFFALLLVPNALLAWLVLKQPVTRGFIGGSAVAGAGIALLLLHEYRMAPPEGQVLTGIALNAAALCSASVANILQASDTARRQPMIPLLVWAMALGTLIDGTFAWIMEGPPQFDTRPGYLFGVLYLGLIGSVVTFPLYFRLLQRLGAGRGAYNGVLVPVVAMLLSTLFEGYRWSVLAVAGSALAMVGLVLALRARNPSR; encoded by the coding sequence ATGACCGAGGCGGAACAGCCCGGTACCGCGCGGTTCTGGCAGTGGAGCATTGCCGGGCCGTTCCTGCTGGTCGCGCTGATCTGGGGATCGACCTGGCTGGTCATCAAGGACCAGATCGGCAGCGTGGGGCCAAGCTGGTCGGTCACCTGGCGGTTTGCGGCGGCAACGCTGGGCATGGCTGTGCTGGCGCTGGTCCGGCGCGAATCGCTGCGGCTTCCGACAGGTGGGGTGAAAGTGGCGCTGTTGTTGGGCCTCACGCAATTCGTGCTGAACTTTCAGTTCGTCTATCGCGCCGAACATCACCTGACATCGGGCATTGTCGCGGTGTTCTTCGCGCTACTGCTGGTGCCCAATGCGCTGCTGGCGTGGCTAGTGCTGAAACAGCCGGTAACGCGCGGATTCATTGGCGGCTCTGCTGTGGCCGGGGCCGGCATCGCGCTGCTATTGCTGCACGAATACCGCATGGCTCCGCCCGAAGGACAAGTCTTGACCGGCATCGCGCTGAACGCCGCTGCGCTGTGCAGCGCATCAGTCGCCAATATCCTTCAGGCCAGCGACACGGCCCGGCGGCAACCGATGATCCCGCTGCTGGTCTGGGCCATGGCGTTGGGCACCCTTATCGACGGCACGTTCGCATGGATCATGGAAGGTCCGCCGCAGTTCGATACCCGTCCCGGCTATCTGTTCGGGGTGCTCTATCTGGGGCTGATCGGATCGGTCGTAACCTTCCCGCTATATTTCCGCCTGTTGCAAAGGCTGGGCGCGGGGCGTGGAGCCTATAACGGGGTGCTGGTGCCGGTCGTTGCGATGCTGCTGTCCACCCTGTTCGAAGGCTACCGCTGGTCGGTGCTGGCAGTGGCTGGATCGGCGCTGGCCATGGTGGGGCTGGTGCTGGCGTTAAGGGCGCGCAACCCTTCACGGTAA
- a CDS encoding threonine aldolase family protein, protein MKFFSDNAAAVHPRVWEAMHKADVADSAYDGDALSARLDDAFSDLFGTECVGLWVATGTAANCLALAAMVPPHGGAVCHREAHIEMDEGGGPGFFTHGAKLMLADGEGAKLTPASISAVIDPIRNDGHQVQPHAISITQATEYGRVYSPAEVARIGSLAQTRELGLHMDGARFANAVAHLDCHPADVTARAGVDVLSFGCVKNGGMSAEALVFFDMELADVVRYRRKRAGHLQSKGRYLAAQVLAMVESDLWLDNARAANAAAQEIAGSAGERLLHPVEANEIFLILSDDEKDALRAAGFGFHDWTVPAGASGAARIVTAWDSDPDHVAALARAITAL, encoded by the coding sequence ATGAAATTTTTCTCCGACAATGCCGCCGCCGTCCACCCCCGCGTTTGGGAGGCGATGCACAAGGCAGATGTGGCCGATTCCGCCTATGATGGCGATGCCCTGTCCGCCCGTCTGGACGATGCCTTTTCCGATCTGTTCGGCACGGAATGCGTCGGGCTGTGGGTCGCCACCGGCACGGCGGCCAACTGCCTTGCGCTGGCCGCCATGGTGCCGCCCCATGGCGGTGCCGTGTGCCACCGCGAGGCTCATATCGAAATGGACGAAGGCGGCGGGCCCGGCTTCTTCACCCATGGGGCCAAGCTGATGCTGGCCGATGGCGAAGGGGCCAAGCTGACCCCCGCCAGCATTTCCGCCGTGATCGACCCGATCCGCAACGATGGGCATCAGGTGCAGCCCCACGCCATATCGATCACGCAGGCGACCGAATATGGCCGTGTCTATTCGCCTGCCGAAGTCGCCCGCATCGGATCGCTGGCGCAGACCCGCGAATTGGGCCTGCATATGGATGGCGCGCGCTTTGCCAATGCGGTGGCCCATCTGGACTGCCACCCGGCCGACGTGACCGCGCGCGCCGGGGTGGATGTGCTGAGCTTTGGCTGTGTGAAGAACGGCGGGATGAGTGCCGAAGCGCTGGTGTTCTTCGACATGGAACTGGCCGATGTGGTGCGTTATCGCCGCAAGCGGGCCGGGCATCTGCAATCGAAAGGCCGCTATCTGGCGGCGCAGGTTCTGGCGATGGTCGAAAGCGATCTGTGGCTGGATAATGCCCGCGCCGCCAATGCCGCCGCGCAGGAAATTGCCGGTAGCGCAGGCGAGCGCCTGCTTCACCCGGTTGAGGCGAACGAGATTTTCCTGATCCTGTCTGACGACGAGAAAGATGCCCTGCGCGCTGCCGGGTTCGGGTTCCACGATTGGACCGTCCCTGCCGGTGCGTCCGGCGCGGCACGCATCGTCACCGCATGGGACAGTGATCCGGACCACGTTGCCGCGCTGGCCCGCGCCATCACTGCGCTATGA
- a CDS encoding GNAT family N-acetyltransferase: protein MATKAEVAITHLDQGARGEYHARVEGSDVIGRLTYKRQGDTVIADHTLVPPEIGGRGVAGELVKALVADARTFGFKIVPQCSYVEAAFKRHPDWADLRA from the coding sequence ATGGCGACAAAGGCGGAGGTGGCAATAACCCATCTCGATCAGGGCGCGCGCGGCGAATATCACGCGCGGGTCGAAGGCAGCGATGTGATTGGCCGCCTGACCTATAAACGGCAGGGCGATACGGTGATTGCCGACCACACGCTGGTCCCCCCCGAAATCGGCGGACGTGGTGTGGCAGGGGAACTGGTGAAAGCGCTGGTGGCCGATGCTCGCACGTTCGGCTTCAAGATCGTGCCGCAATGCAGCTATGTCGAAGCCGCTTTCAAGCGGCATCCCGACTGGGCCGACCTGCGGGCCTGA
- the gpmA gene encoding 2,3-diphosphoglycerate-dependent phosphoglycerate mutase produces MPRLILIRHGQSQWNLENRFTGWWDVDVTEKGAAEAFAAGQLLRDKGVLPTLAFTSLQTRAIKTLHLALEAMGRLWVQEDKDWRLNERHYGGLTGLDKAETAAKHGDEQVKVWRRSFDVPPPVLDAGSEFDLASDPRYAGIDVPATESLKDTIARVLPCWEEKIAPALKAGETVIVSAHGNSLRALVKHLSGISDEDITSLEIPTGQPIVYELDDSLAEIERYYLSER; encoded by the coding sequence ATGCCCCGCCTGATCCTGATCCGTCACGGCCAGTCGCAGTGGAACCTCGAAAACCGCTTCACCGGATGGTGGGACGTGGACGTGACCGAAAAGGGCGCGGCCGAGGCTTTTGCTGCGGGTCAGTTGCTGAGAGACAAGGGCGTGCTGCCGACGCTGGCGTTCACATCGTTGCAGACCCGCGCGATCAAGACGCTGCATCTGGCACTTGAGGCGATGGGCCGTCTGTGGGTTCAGGAAGACAAGGACTGGCGTTTGAACGAGCGCCACTATGGCGGGCTGACCGGGCTGGACAAGGCCGAAACCGCCGCCAAGCATGGTGACGAGCAGGTCAAGGTGTGGCGCCGCAGCTTTGATGTGCCACCGCCGGTGCTGGACGCTGGCAGCGAATTCGATCTGGCCAGCGACCCGCGTTATGCCGGGATCGACGTGCCCGCGACCGAAAGCCTGAAAGACACCATCGCGCGCGTTCTGCCGTGCTGGGAAGAAAAGATCGCGCCTGCACTGAAGGCCGGGGAAACGGTAATCGTTTCGGCCCATGGCAATTCGCTGCGTGCGCTGGTGAAGCACCTTTCGGGCATTTCGGACGAGGATATCACCAGCCTCGAAATCCCAACCGGGCAGCCGATCGTTTACGAGCTTGATGATTCGCTGGCCGAGATCGAGCGCTATTACCTGTCGGAGCGCTGA
- the purE gene encoding 5-(carboxyamino)imidazole ribonucleotide mutase, producing MTDKPAVAIVMGSQSDWETMKNAAAVLEKLGVGHECRIVSAHRTPDRLVAFAKGAHLEGFKVIIAGAGGAAHLPGMVASMTHLPVLGVPVESKALKGMDSLLSIVQMPGGIPVGTLAIGVPGATNAGILAASILGTSDEALAQRLIAFRTAQTDSVAEQPV from the coding sequence ATGACTGACAAGCCTGCGGTTGCCATCGTCATGGGCAGCCAGTCCGACTGGGAAACCATGAAGAACGCGGCCGCCGTGCTGGAAAAGCTGGGCGTCGGCCATGAATGCCGCATCGTTTCGGCGCACCGCACGCCCGACCGGCTGGTGGCCTTTGCCAAAGGCGCGCATCTGGAAGGCTTCAAGGTCATCATCGCGGGCGCAGGCGGCGCGGCGCATCTGCCGGGCATGGTCGCGTCGATGACGCACCTGCCGGTGCTGGGGGTTCCGGTGGAATCCAAGGCACTGAAGGGCATGGATTCGCTGTTGTCGATCGTGCAGATGCCCGGTGGCATTCCCGTGGGCACGCTGGCCATCGGCGTTCCCGGCGCGACCAATGCGGGCATTCTGGCCGCGTCGATCCTGGGCACATCGGACGAAGCGCTGGCGCAGCGGCTGATCGCGTTCCGCACCGCGCAGACCGATTCGGTTGCTGAACAGCCGGTTTGA
- a CDS encoding 5-(carboxyamino)imidazole ribonucleotide synthase, with amino-acid sequence MIPPGETIGILGGGQLGRMIALAAANLGYRCHVYAPEADSIAADVCAAFTQGSYDDEAALAAFAAQCAVVTYEFENVAAAPLAAITGHARLHPPAKALEVAQDRVNEKTFVEPLGGRPAPWAQVDSVDDLKAAVARIGAPGILKTRRDGYDGKGQWRIMQPSDVDAIDLPDVPLIYEGFVTFAAEFSVILVRTAAGEVRFWDSAENVHKGGILDRSSVPASAVILAQVDEARTLAGRVADALDYVGVLTLEFFATENGPVFNEMAPRVHNSGHWSIEGALTSQFENHVRAICGLPLGSTALAAKGVVMDNLIGDDAHDWPAILSDSANHLHLYGKAAVRPGRKMGHVTRLVL; translated from the coding sequence ATGATCCCGCCCGGTGAAACCATCGGCATACTTGGCGGCGGCCAGCTTGGCCGGATGATCGCGCTGGCGGCGGCCAACCTCGGTTATCGCTGCCACGTCTATGCGCCTGAGGCCGATTCGATTGCGGCGGATGTCTGCGCGGCCTTCACCCAGGGCAGCTATGACGATGAGGCTGCGCTGGCGGCTTTTGCGGCGCAATGCGCCGTGGTGACCTACGAATTCGAGAATGTCGCTGCCGCACCGCTGGCCGCGATTACCGGACACGCCCGTCTGCACCCGCCGGCAAAGGCGCTGGAAGTGGCGCAGGACCGGGTGAATGAGAAGACTTTCGTCGAACCGCTGGGGGGCAGGCCCGCGCCGTGGGCGCAAGTGGATTCGGTGGATGATCTGAAGGCGGCGGTGGCGCGTATCGGCGCGCCCGGAATCCTCAAGACCCGGCGCGATGGTTATGACGGCAAGGGCCAGTGGCGCATCATGCAGCCGTCCGATGTCGATGCCATCGATCTGCCGGATGTGCCGCTGATCTACGAAGGTTTCGTCACGTTCGCAGCGGAATTTTCGGTCATCCTTGTGCGCACGGCCGCGGGGGAAGTACGGTTCTGGGACAGCGCGGAAAACGTCCACAAGGGCGGGATTCTGGACCGGTCGAGCGTGCCGGCATCGGCTGTCATTCTGGCGCAAGTTGATGAAGCACGTACGCTGGCGGGCAGGGTGGCGGATGCGCTGGACTATGTCGGGGTGCTAACGCTGGAATTTTTCGCCACAGAAAATGGGCCTGTTTTCAATGAAATGGCTCCGCGTGTGCACAATTCCGGGCACTGGAGCATCGAAGGGGCGCTGACCAGCCAGTTCGAAAACCATGTGCGCGCGATTTGCGGGTTGCCGCTGGGGTCCACTGCGCTGGCGGCCAAGGGCGTGGTGATGGACAACCTGATCGGCGACGACGCGCATGACTGGCCCGCAATCCTGTCCGATTCGGCCAACCATCTGCACCTTTATGGCAAGGCGGCGGTGCGTCCCGGTCGCAAGATGGGCCATGTCACCCGGCTGGTGCTGTGA
- a CDS encoding dihydrofolate reductase → MTGLEQDIFLIYARADNGVIGRDNALPWRLPADLKRFKALTMDKPMVMGRKTFESLPGLLPGRRHVVLTRDANWQAGGAEVATTVEQALDLAGPGEVAIVGGAEIYRLFLPLAARVELTEVHGQFAGDTVMPPLGPEWHEIMREEHEAAGEHPAYAFVTLRRNAA, encoded by the coding sequence GTGACGGGCCTAGAACAGGATATTTTCCTGATCTATGCCCGCGCCGACAATGGCGTGATCGGGCGCGACAATGCCTTGCCATGGCGGCTGCCTGCTGACCTGAAGCGGTTCAAGGCGCTGACCATGGACAAGCCCATGGTGATGGGCCGCAAGACCTTTGAAAGCCTGCCCGGATTGCTGCCGGGCCGCCGCCATGTGGTGCTGACGCGCGATGCGAACTGGCAGGCCGGAGGGGCAGAAGTTGCCACCACCGTCGAACAGGCGCTGGACCTTGCCGGGCCGGGCGAAGTGGCGATTGTGGGCGGGGCGGAAATCTATCGCCTGTTCCTGCCGCTGGCGGCGCGCGTGGAATTGACCGAAGTTCACGGGCAGTTCGCTGGCGATACGGTGATGCCGCCACTTGGCCCCGAATGGCACGAAATCATGCGGGAAGAGCATGAGGCAGCAGGCGAACATCCCGCATACGCCTTTGTCACGCTGCGCCGGAACGCGGCGTAA
- a CDS encoding bifunctional riboflavin kinase/FAD synthetase, giving the protein MIRLNSLEPVPDHLRGGIVALGNFDGFHLGHQSVVGEAIRWAREEGRPAIVATFDPHPVRYFAPDAAPFRLTTLDQRQELFAAAGADAMLVIHFGADVAGMTASEWIEHGLAGHLGAVGVVTGEDFTFGKGRSGNPQVLSEQGARFGLRARAMGAVTLEGEVVSSSRIRDALLAGDCESAARLLTRPFAIRGIVQHGDKLGRTINFPTANLDMGNYLRPRYGIYAVKGRLPDGRVVNGAANMGIRPMFDPPKELLEPHFFDFSGDLYGQEIEVAFHHFLRPEAKYDGLDALVAQIGRDCDEARRLLG; this is encoded by the coding sequence GTGATTCGCCTGAACAGTCTGGAACCGGTGCCCGACCATTTGCGGGGCGGGATTGTTGCGCTGGGCAATTTCGATGGCTTCCATCTGGGTCATCAGTCCGTGGTGGGCGAAGCGATCCGCTGGGCGCGTGAAGAAGGCCGTCCGGCGATTGTCGCCACGTTCGATCCGCATCCGGTGCGCTATTTCGCGCCCGATGCCGCGCCGTTCCGACTGACCACGCTGGACCAGCGGCAGGAACTGTTCGCTGCTGCCGGGGCCGACGCCATGCTGGTGATCCACTTTGGCGCGGACGTCGCGGGCATGACCGCATCGGAATGGATTGAACACGGCCTTGCCGGGCATCTGGGCGCGGTAGGCGTGGTGACGGGTGAGGATTTCACCTTTGGCAAAGGGCGCAGCGGCAATCCGCAGGTGCTGTCCGAACAGGGCGCGCGCTTTGGCCTGCGCGCGCGGGCGATGGGCGCGGTCACGCTGGAAGGCGAAGTGGTGTCGTCCAGCCGCATCCGCGATGCCTTGCTGGCGGGCGATTGCGAAAGCGCGGCGCGCTTGCTGACGCGGCCTTTTGCCATTCGCGGCATTGTACAGCATGGCGACAAGCTGGGCCGCACGATCAACTTTCCCACCGCCAATCTGGACATGGGTAACTATCTGCGTCCGCGTTACGGCATCTATGCGGTGAAAGGGCGTCTGCCCGATGGCCGGGTGGTGAATGGCGCGGCCAACATGGGCATCCGCCCGATGTTCGACCCGCCCAAGGAACTGCTCGAACCGCACTTCTTCGATTTTTCGGGCGATCTGTATGGGCAGGAAATCGAGGTGGCGTTTCACCACTTCCTGCGCCCTGAAGCCAAATATGATGGCCTTGACGCGCTGGTGGCGCAGATCGGGCGCGATTGCGACGAAGCGCGGCGGTTGCTGGGGTAA
- the ileS gene encoding isoleucine--tRNA ligase, whose translation MTEQRDFRPTVFLPKTDFPMKAGLPQKEPGILARWQEQDQYRKVRDARKGREQFILHDGPPYANGDMHIGHALNHILKDMVCRTQTLLGKDAPYVPGWDCHGLPIEWKVEEEYRKKKRNKDEVPPKEFRAECRAYAQKWVDTQREQLKRLGINGDWDNPYLTMDFQAEATIVGELLKFAESGQLYRGAKPVMWSPVEKTALAEAEVEYEDIVSTQIDVAFEIVEASDPDLIGANVVIWTTTPWTIPVNQAVAYGSHIDYHMIEADGRRYLIAEPLVAGFMQRLGHDSHDLHFMIKGVAFEGAVLRHPMHHLGGFFAKPRPMLEGEFVTVDSGTGFVHMAPDHGEDDFALCKANGIEPVFAVLGDGKYREDWLWLAGQGSVINPKFNAPDGPICEDLRAAGGLVAASADYKHSYPHSWRSKAKVIYRCTPQWFVPMDKELPAMAREEGPGSEFDSLFPPTLRTLAKDAIAATRFVPEKGRNRIGAMVEGRPDWVLSRQRAWGVPITLFVDRKTGQYLNDPAVNARIVAGIRAEGVDAWDEERAQGYLGDAYRLEDFERVTDILDVWFDSGSTHAFVLESGRWPDLLRPEGYTGPRADLYLEGSDQHRGWFQSSLLEACATRGHAPYKAVLTHGFTMDQKGMKMSKSLGNTISPIDLMRDYGADILRLWALSVDFTEDHRIGKEILAGVADQYRKLRNTYRYLLGALEGFSEDERLPVDQMPELERYMLALLGKLDATLRQAVDDFDFNTYVRALTEFCNEDLSAFFFDIRKDSLYCDAPGDVKRRAYRTVLDMLFHALVRYGAPVLVFTAEEVWTSRYPGSDSVHLLEWPELPAISVDEARWAELRALRQTVNETIEPLRREKVLGSGLEANVTVPEGAPDADLAELFITATVTRGQGSEVTVERTTDHKCGRCWRHLPEVSEDGALCDRCDDVVAGIDAAAVA comes from the coding sequence ATGACCGAACAGCGCGATTTCCGTCCGACCGTCTTCCTGCCGAAGACCGATTTTCCCATGAAAGCTGGCCTTCCCCAGAAGGAACCGGGCATTCTGGCGCGCTGGCAGGAACAGGACCAGTATCGCAAGGTGCGCGATGCGCGGAAGGGGCGTGAGCAGTTCATCCTGCATGACGGCCCGCCCTATGCCAATGGCGACATGCACATCGGCCATGCGCTGAACCATATCCTGAAAGACATGGTGTGCCGCACCCAGACACTGTTGGGTAAGGATGCGCCCTATGTGCCCGGCTGGGACTGCCACGGCCTGCCTATCGAATGGAAGGTCGAGGAAGAATACCGCAAGAAGAAGCGCAACAAGGACGAGGTTCCGCCCAAGGAATTCCGCGCCGAATGCCGCGCCTATGCCCAGAAGTGGGTGGATACCCAGCGCGAACAGTTGAAGCGGCTGGGCATCAACGGTGACTGGGACAACCCTTATCTGACGATGGATTTTCAGGCTGAAGCCACCATCGTTGGCGAACTGCTGAAATTTGCCGAATCTGGCCAGCTTTATCGCGGGGCCAAGCCGGTGATGTGGTCGCCGGTCGAAAAGACCGCGCTGGCCGAGGCTGAGGTCGAGTACGAGGATATCGTTTCGACGCAGATCGACGTAGCGTTCGAGATTGTCGAAGCTAGCGACCCCGATCTGATCGGCGCGAACGTGGTGATCTGGACGACGACGCCGTGGACCATCCCGGTTAACCAGGCGGTCGCTTATGGCAGCCACATCGATTATCACATGATCGAGGCCGATGGCCGTCGCTACCTGATTGCCGAACCGCTGGTTGCGGGCTTCATGCAGCGGTTGGGGCATGACAGCCACGATCTGCACTTCATGATCAAGGGCGTCGCCTTTGAAGGCGCGGTGCTGCGCCATCCGATGCATCACCTTGGCGGTTTCTTCGCCAAACCGCGCCCGATGCTGGAAGGCGAATTCGTCACCGTCGATTCGGGCACCGGCTTTGTCCACATGGCACCCGACCATGGCGAAGATGACTTCGCGCTGTGCAAGGCCAACGGGATCGAACCGGTCTTTGCCGTGCTTGGCGATGGCAAATATCGCGAAGATTGGCTGTGGCTGGCAGGGCAGGGATCGGTCATCAATCCCAAGTTCAATGCGCCCGATGGCCCGATTTGCGAAGACTTGCGCGCGGCTGGCGGGCTGGTGGCGGCCAGTGCCGACTACAAGCATTCCTACCCGCATTCGTGGCGTTCGAAGGCCAAGGTGATCTATCGTTGCACGCCGCAGTGGTTCGTGCCGATGGACAAGGAACTGCCTGCCATGGCGCGCGAGGAAGGGCCGGGGTCGGAATTCGATTCGCTGTTCCCCCCGACGCTGCGCACGCTGGCCAAGGACGCCATCGCCGCCACCCGCTTTGTACCCGAAAAGGGCCGGAACCGCATTGGTGCCATGGTGGAAGGGCGGCCTGACTGGGTGCTTTCACGCCAGCGCGCGTGGGGTGTGCCGATCACGCTGTTTGTCGATCGCAAGACGGGCCAGTATCTGAACGATCCGGCCGTGAACGCGCGCATTGTGGCCGGTATCCGGGCCGAAGGCGTGGATGCGTGGGACGAGGAGCGCGCGCAGGGGTATCTGGGCGATGCCTATCGGCTTGAGGATTTCGAGCGGGTTACCGACATTCTGGACGTGTGGTTCGACAGCGGATCGACCCATGCCTTCGTGCTGGAATCGGGCCGCTGGCCTGATTTGCTGCGCCCGGAAGGTTACACCGGCCCGCGCGCCGATCTGTATCTGGAAGGGTCTGACCAGCATCGCGGCTGGTTCCAGTCCAGCCTGCTGGAAGCCTGCGCCACGCGCGGCCATGCGCCTTACAAGGCGGTGCTGACCCATGGGTTCACCATGGATCAGAAGGGCATGAAGATGTCCAAATCGCTGGGCAACACTATCAGCCCGATTGACCTGATGCGCGATTATGGCGCGGATATCCTCCGGCTGTGGGCGCTGTCGGTGGATTTCACCGAGGATCACCGCATCGGCAAGGAAATCCTTGCAGGCGTGGCCGACCAGTATCGCAAGCTGCGCAACACCTATCGTTATTTGCTGGGCGCGCTGGAAGGGTTTTCGGAAGACGAACGCCTGCCGGTGGACCAGATGCCGGAACTGGAGCGCTATATGCTGGCGCTGCTGGGCAAGCTGGATGCGACATTGCGGCAGGCCGTCGATGATTTCGACTTCAACACATATGTCCGCGCGCTGACCGAGTTCTGCAACGAAGACCTGTCGGCGTTCTTCTTCGATATCCGCAAGGACAGCCTGTATTGCGATGCGCCAGGCGATGTGAAGCGCCGCGCCTATCGCACGGTGCTGGACATGCTGTTCCATGCGCTGGTTCGCTATGGCGCGCCGGTGCTGGTGTTCACGGCGGAAGAGGTGTGGACGTCGCGCTATCCGGGCAGTGACAGTGTGCATCTGCTGGAATGGCCGGAACTGCCCGCGATCAGCGTGGATGAAGCGCGCTGGGCCGAACTTCGCGCGCTGCGCCAGACGGTGAACGAAACCATCGAGCCGCTGCGCCGCGAAAAGGTGCTGGGTTCGGGGCTGGAAGCCAATGTCACCGTGCCCGAAGGCGCACCGGATGCCGATTTGGCAGAGCTGTTCATCACTGCGACAGTAACGCGCGGGCAGGGCAGCGAAGTGACTGTAGAACGCACCACCGATCACAAATGCGGCCGCTGCTGGCGTCATCTGCCCGAAGTTTCGGAAGACGGTGCGCTGTGCGATCGCTGCGATGACGTGGTGGCCGGTATTGACGCGGCGGCGGTGGCCTGA
- the lspA gene encoding signal peptidase II produces MFTPARIRGLGLAALIFVVDRAVKALMVGPLALRERGLIDLLPMFDLRYAENYGVSFGMFTATSLEMRYGLIVVTALIALGVGIWMLRETARGDIAGLALVLGGAVGNIYDRLAYGYVIDYADLHIGEWRPFQIFNLADVAITFGVLILLARSFKSGKKPDESGSANGDDAATENA; encoded by the coding sequence ATGTTCACCCCTGCGCGCATTCGGGGCCTTGGCCTTGCCGCGCTGATCTTTGTGGTGGACCGTGCGGTAAAGGCGCTGATGGTCGGCCCGCTGGCCCTGCGCGAACGCGGGCTGATCGATCTGCTGCCGATGTTCGACCTGCGCTATGCCGAAAACTATGGCGTGTCGTTTGGCATGTTCACGGCAACGTCGCTGGAAATGCGCTATGGCCTGATCGTGGTGACGGCACTGATCGCGCTGGGCGTGGGTATATGGATGCTGCGCGAAACCGCGCGCGGCGATATTGCAGGCCTTGCGCTGGTGCTGGGCGGGGCCGTGGGCAATATCTATGACCGGCTCGCCTATGGCTACGTCATCGACTATGCCGATCTGCATATTGGCGAATGGCGCCCGTTCCAGATATTCAACCTTGCCGACGTGGCGATCACGTTCGGCGTTCTGATACTGCTTGCCCGCTCGTTCAAATCGGGCAAAAAGCCTGATGAAAGCGGATCGGCCAATGGCGACGATGCCGCCACGGAGAATGCATGA
- a CDS encoding DUF3035 domain-containing protein: protein MRKAAALALVVSAAGLLSACGGGGSLLNRDRPDEMAVTRAAPLVVPPDFALTPPNPGAPRPQDSETGKQALDALFGGPSARSGVETDAVNRAGTAAASIRSTVGDPGTQTVAKGQVVRDILAAPEGDGQAATASIPG, encoded by the coding sequence ATGCGTAAAGCTGCCGCCCTTGCCCTCGTCGTTTCGGCTGCGGGCCTGCTGTCTGCCTGTGGCGGCGGCGGTTCGCTGCTCAACCGTGACCGGCCCGATGAAATGGCCGTGACCCGTGCTGCGCCGCTGGTGGTGCCGCCTGATTTCGCGCTGACCCCGCCCAATCCCGGCGCACCGCGCCCGCAGGATTCGGAAACCGGCAAGCAGGCGCTTGATGCTCTGTTCGGCGGCCCTTCGGCGCGTTCGGGGGTTGAAACCGACGCGGTGAACCGTGCCGGAACTGCTGCTGCGTCGATCCGCTCGACCGTGGGTGATCCCGGCACGCAGACCGTGGCCAAGGGGCAGGTCGTCCGCGATATCCTTGCCGCGCCGGAAGGTGATGGTCAGGCTGCAACGGCTTCGATTCCGGGCTGA